In Centroberyx gerrardi isolate f3 chromosome 20, fCenGer3.hap1.cur.20231027, whole genome shotgun sequence, a genomic segment contains:
- the arhgap22b gene encoding rho GTPase-activating protein 22, giving the protein MTAMLSPKIRQTRRARSKSMVMGEVSRGPCRPASPSLQEGALKAGWLKKQRSIMKNWQLRWFVLRSDQLYFYKDEEETKPQGCIPLQGCQVNELTANPDEPGRHLFEIVPGGTGEKDRAAISHEAFLLMANSQTDMDDWVKAIRRVIWAPFGGGIFGQRLEDTVQYEKKFGPRLAPLLVEQCVDFIRERGLDEEGLFRMPGQANLVKELQEAFDCGDKPLFDSNTDVHTVASLLKLYLRELPEPVIPFSKYEDFLTCAQLLAKDEEEGVQELGRQVSTLPLPNYNLLKYICKFLDEVQSHCHENKMSVQNLATVFGPNILRPKMEDPVAIMEGTTLVQHLMTILIREHNRLYSGRDQEGLTVPQTELPVQGQQLQHRSLGAWISEEDLQSCPVSNPDHELQSSASSLDAKLCAAVTPTQTPNPNTAPRIGSSSGKTETVISPSKQSKTIPSWKYSFKSSSAPRSQPQAKQGSGGSTTDVASVSSGGGGGGGGGGGGGNWLMNGLSSLRGHRRTSSGERSARDRDSTGSSQRLSTYDNVTSSSSMGSVPSVASTPWSTSSCEISVPDSGSSEPAANQNCGAGGGGGGEKGEWMEGQREIERGRDGGVATDRGSEQEDSCEAMELCGSSAACSENGNVAMAAGVPSIIMSEDGDGGTATLGSLVEGLKDELRNQKSTYETRIKKLEESSAALCTHMERLEQEMEQERKKQRMLEIKLRNSERARQDAENRNRLLEKEMEDFFSTLGDLALGARTSDI; this is encoded by the exons cccgGTCCAAGAGCATGGTGATGGGCGAGGTGTCGCGGGGCCCGTGCCGGCCGGCCTCCCCCAGCCTGCAGGAGGGGGCGCTGAAGGCCGGCTGGCTGAAGAAGCAGCGCAGCATCATGAAGAACTGGCAGCTGCGCTGGTTTGTGCTGCGCTCAGATCAGCTCTACTTCTACAAAGACGAGGAGGAGACTAAACCGCAG ggctGTATCCCTCTGCAGGGTTGCCAGGTCAACGAGCTCACAGCCAATCCAGACGAACCAGGAAGACACCTGTTTGAAATCGTACCAG gtGGGACAGGAGAGAAGGACCGGGCAGCGATCAGCCATGAAGCCTTCCTGCTCATGGCGAACTCCCAGACCGACATGGACGACTGGGTCAAGGCCATACGCCGCGTCATCTGGGCGCCGTTCGGAGGAG GGATATTCGGGCAGCGTCTGGAGGACACGGTGCAGTATGAGAAGAAGTTCGGCCCCCGGCTGGCGCCCCTGCTGGTGGAGCAGTGTGTGGACTTCATCAGGGAGCGGGGCTTGGACGAGGAGGGGCTCTTCAGGATGCCGGGACAGGCGAACCTGGTCAAAGAGCTGCAGGAGGCCTTCGACTGCGGGGACAAGCCTCTGTTTGACAG TAATACAGACGTCCACACGGTGGCGTCCTTGCTGAAGCTGTACCTGCGGGAGCTGCCTGAGCCGGTCATTCCCTTCTCCAAATATGAGGACTTCCTAACCTGTGCACAGCTTTTGGCcaaagatgaggaggag GGGGTCCAGGAGCTTGGAAGGCAAGTGAGCACTCTACCTCTACCCAATTACAATCTCCTCAAGTACATATGCAA GTTCCTTGATGAGGTCCAGTCCCACTGTCATGAGAACAAGATGAGTGTCCAGAACCTTGCCACAGTATTTGGACCAAATATCCTCCGACCCAAGATGGAGGACCCAGTAGCTATCATGGAGG GCACGACTCTGGTCCAGCACCTGATGACAATCCTCATTAGAGAACACAACCGCTTGTACTCAGGGAGGGACCAGGAGGGACTCACCGTACCCCAAACCGAGCTCCCTGTCCAggggcagcagctccagcatcGCAGCCTGGGAGCCTGGATCTCTGAGGAGGACCTGCAGAGCTGCCCGGTCTCCAACCCCGACCACGAGCTGCAGAGCAGCGCCTCATCCCTGGATGCTAAACTGTGTGCGGCCGTCACACCCACCCAGACCCCTAACCCAAACACTGCACCGAGAATAGGGTCTTCATCGGGGAAGACGGAGACGGTGATCAGCCCGAGCAAACAATCCAAGACCATACCTTCCTGGAAATACTCTTTCAAAAGCTCCTCGGCACCTCGCTCTCAGCCGCAGGCCAAGCAAGGCAGCGGCGGCTCCACGACAGATGTTGCGAGCGTATCTTCTGgcgggggaggtggaggaggtggaggtggaggcggcggtaACTGGCTGATGAACGGTTTGTCCTCGTTGAGGGGCCACCGGCGCACGTCCTCAGGCGAGCGATCCGCCCGCGACCGGGACTCCACCGGCTCCTCCCAGAGACTGTCCACCTACGACAAcgtcacctcctcctccagcatggGGAGCGTGCCCAGTGTAGCCAGCACGCCTTGGTCCACCTCCTCTTGCGAGATCTCCGTCCCTGACTCAGGAAGCAGCGAGCCTGCGGCGAACCAGAACTGTGGtgcaggtggaggtggaggtggagaaaagGGGGAGTGGATGGAGGGCCAGAGGGAGATCGAGaggggaagggatggaggggtggcgACGGACCGGGGCTCTGAGCAGGAGGACAGCTGCGAGGCCATGGAGCTGTGCGGCAGCAGCGCCGCCTGCAGCGAGAACGGGAACGTGGCGATGGCAGCCGGGGTGCCGTCCATCATCATGTCCGAGGATGGAGACGGAGGAACTGCAACGCTGGGCAGTCTGGTGGAGGGGCTGAAGGATGAGTTGAGGAACCAGAAGAGTACCTACGAGACCAGGATCAAAAA GCTGGAGGAGTCCAGTGCAGCTCTGTGCACCCACATGGAGCGTTTGGAACAagagatggagcaggagaggaagaagcaaCGCATGCTGGAGATCAAGCTGCGTAACTCCGAGCGGGCGCGGCAGGACGCAGAGAACCGTAACCGGCTtctggagaaagagatggaggattTCTTTTCCACGTTGGGAGATCTGGCCCTGGGAGCGAGGACTAGCGACATATGA